In Afipia sp. GAS231, a single window of DNA contains:
- the argG gene encoding argininosuccinate synthase, which yields MSTILKSLPKGEKVGIAFSGGLDTSAALLWMKQKGARTFAYTANLGQPDEADYNEIPRKAMEYGAEKARLVDCRTQLVHEGIAAIQSGAFHISTGGITYFNTTPLGRAVTGTMLVAAMKEDGVNIWGDGSTFKGNDIERFYRYGLLTNPNLRIYKPWLDQQFIDELGGRAEMSAFMTAHGFGYKMSAEKAYSTDSNILGATHEAKDLEQLDSGIKIVNPIMGVPFWRDDCAVKAEKVTVRFAEGQPVALNGKTFADPVALFLEANAIGGRHGLGMSDQIENRIIEAKSRGIYEAPGMALLHIAYERLVTGIHNEDTIEQYRISGMRLGRLLYQGRWFDSQALMLRETAQRWVARAVTGEVALELRRGNDYSILNTESPNLTYAPERLSMEKVEDAPFTPADRIGQLTMRNLDIADTRTKLNLYADNGLLSSGEGADIFRLGSDKD from the coding sequence ATGAGCACGATTTTGAAGAGCCTGCCCAAGGGCGAGAAAGTCGGCATCGCCTTCTCGGGCGGGCTCGATACCAGCGCGGCGCTGTTGTGGATGAAGCAGAAGGGCGCGCGGACCTTCGCCTACACCGCCAACCTCGGCCAGCCCGACGAGGCCGACTACAACGAGATTCCGCGCAAGGCGATGGAGTACGGCGCCGAGAAAGCCCGGCTGGTCGATTGCCGCACCCAACTGGTCCACGAAGGCATCGCCGCGATCCAGTCCGGCGCCTTCCATATCTCGACCGGCGGCATCACCTATTTCAACACCACGCCGCTCGGCCGCGCCGTGACCGGCACGATGCTGGTGGCGGCGATGAAGGAGGACGGCGTCAACATCTGGGGCGACGGCTCGACCTTCAAGGGCAACGACATCGAGCGCTTCTACCGTTACGGCCTGCTGACCAACCCGAATCTCCGCATCTACAAGCCCTGGCTCGACCAGCAGTTCATCGACGAACTCGGCGGCCGCGCCGAAATGTCGGCGTTCATGACCGCGCATGGCTTCGGTTACAAGATGAGCGCCGAGAAGGCCTATTCGACCGACAGCAACATCCTCGGCGCCACCCACGAGGCCAAGGATCTCGAGCAGCTCGACAGCGGCATCAAGATCGTCAATCCGATCATGGGCGTGCCGTTCTGGCGCGACGACTGCGCCGTCAAGGCCGAGAAGGTCACCGTGCGGTTCGCGGAAGGTCAGCCGGTGGCGCTGAACGGCAAGACGTTTGCCGATCCGGTCGCGCTGTTCCTCGAGGCCAACGCCATCGGCGGCCGGCATGGCCTTGGCATGAGCGACCAGATCGAGAACCGGATCATCGAGGCCAAGAGCCGCGGCATCTACGAAGCGCCCGGCATGGCGCTGCTGCACATCGCTTATGAGCGCCTGGTCACCGGCATCCACAACGAGGATACTATCGAGCAATACCGCATCAGCGGCATGCGCCTCGGCCGGCTGCTGTACCAGGGACGGTGGTTCGATTCGCAGGCGCTGATGCTGCGCGAAACCGCGCAGCGCTGGGTGGCGCGTGCCGTCACCGGCGAGGTGGCGCTCGAACTGCGCCGCGGCAACGACTACTCGATCCTGAACACCGAGAGCCCGAACCTGACCTACGCGCCGGAGCGGCTGAGCATGGAGAAGGTCGAGGACGCGCCGTTCACGCCGGCCGACCGCATCGGGCAACTGACGATGCGCAACCTGGATATCGCCGATACCCGGACCAAGCTCAATCTTTACGCCGACAACGGCCTGCTATCGAGCGGCGAGGGCGCGGACATCTTCAGACTTGGCAGCGACAAGGACTGA
- a CDS encoding OmpA family protein, whose protein sequence is MAPVAPKQPETPATPAPRIERLEKGAPVSPGGREQLQQKPGGAASPQPAAPPPPPPPPPSGAKQAPATIPQTAPPTTTPPTSTPPAGTSPTGAPPPRGPGGPGGPGQQGQGRPGGPPPGTTAPGAIPGTAPAAGAPAAGVPAAPTAVPAGPNSAPPPGRTQNAPPTVTPAFQRAPQITAPLPAIPRPAVALAPIAAGAVMQGPRNLSDFRGQRREVQEGGRTVITEPGRIIIRDPGGQEYVRHDEMDRFQYGARDIRTEVIGGETRTVVIRPDGSEVITVIGPDGQLLRRIRRDDRGREIIIIDNSYRDPRAVGGFYVDLPPPVVRIPYDRYIVDSEEAPPELIYDTMEAPPVDRIERRYSLDEIRYSPNVRQLMPSIDVNTINFATGSWEIPPDQASKLQAIADGLNRAIQRNPREVFLIEGHTDAVGSDTDNLSLSDRRAESAATLLTQQFGVPAENLTSQGYGKQYLKEQTDGPSAINRRVTVRRITPLLNGGQASLPPPPPGVAPPR, encoded by the coding sequence GTGGCGCCTGTCGCGCCGAAGCAGCCCGAGACGCCAGCTACGCCTGCACCGCGGATTGAACGGCTCGAAAAGGGTGCTCCGGTGTCTCCGGGCGGCCGGGAACAGCTTCAGCAGAAGCCCGGTGGCGCTGCGTCGCCGCAACCGGCTGCGCCGCCGCCTCCGCCGCCTCCTCCTCCTTCCGGCGCCAAGCAGGCACCTGCGACGATTCCGCAAACGGCGCCGCCGACAACCACGCCTCCGACGTCTACCCCTCCTGCGGGCACGAGCCCGACGGGGGCGCCGCCGCCGCGTGGTCCCGGCGGACCTGGTGGACCTGGTCAGCAGGGACAGGGACGTCCCGGCGGGCCGCCTCCGGGCACCACCGCACCGGGTGCTATCCCGGGAACCGCACCTGCGGCCGGGGCACCAGCCGCAGGCGTTCCCGCGGCACCCACCGCTGTGCCGGCCGGGCCGAACTCCGCGCCACCTCCCGGTCGGACGCAGAACGCGCCGCCGACGGTCACTCCGGCGTTCCAGCGCGCCCCGCAGATCACCGCGCCGCTGCCGGCCATACCGCGCCCCGCGGTTGCCCTGGCGCCGATCGCGGCGGGTGCGGTCATGCAGGGACCGCGCAACCTCAGTGACTTCCGCGGTCAGCGCCGCGAAGTCCAGGAGGGCGGCCGCACCGTCATCACCGAGCCGGGCCGGATCATCATCCGCGACCCGGGCGGACAGGAATATGTCCGTCACGACGAGATGGATCGCTTCCAGTACGGTGCGCGTGACATCCGGACCGAGGTGATCGGCGGCGAAACCCGCACGGTCGTGATCCGTCCGGACGGCTCGGAGGTCATCACGGTGATCGGCCCCGACGGCCAGTTGCTGCGGCGGATTCGCCGCGACGATCGCGGTCGCGAGATCATCATCATCGACAACAGCTACCGCGATCCGCGCGCGGTCGGCGGCTTCTATGTCGACCTGCCGCCGCCGGTGGTCCGCATCCCTTATGATCGATACATCGTCGATTCCGAGGAAGCGCCGCCCGAGCTGATCTACGACACCATGGAGGCACCGCCGGTGGACCGGATCGAGCGGCGTTATTCGCTCGACGAAATCCGCTACAGCCCGAACGTGCGCCAGTTGATGCCGAGCATCGACGTCAACACCATCAACTTCGCGACCGGATCGTGGGAAATTCCTCCCGACCAGGCCTCGAAGCTGCAGGCGATCGCCGATGGCCTCAACCGGGCGATCCAGCGCAACCCGCGCGAGGTGTTCCTGATCGAGGGCCACACCGACGCGGTCGGCAGCGACACCGACAACCTGTCGCTGTCGGACCGCCGCGCCGAATCCGCCGCGACGTTGCTGACGCAGCAGTTCGGGGTGCCCGCCGAAAACCTGACCTCGCAGGGCTACGGCAAGCAGTACCTGAAGGAGCAGACCGACGGGCCGAGCGCCATCAACCGGCGCGTCACCGTCCGCCGCATCACGCCGCTGCTCAATGGCGGCCAGGCGTCGCTGCCGCCGCCCCCGCCCGGCGTCGCGCCGCCGCGGTAA
- a CDS encoding FkbM family methyltransferase yields the protein MKPDNDPSPAPFGAFAPTAAQGAIIRLAHRSRLKRGAFRPWLSRLVNLLRAGPVDVAYQGAAFRFYHQASATERGALFNPDYNIEELDFLRAHVPADGVFVDVGANVGTYAMVLARHVGPAGKVIAIEPYPVTHARLAFNNSASGYTQVQLVAAAAAATDGELMIEPDGDNLGASHIVTGEVSSKAIKVPSLRLQRILEDAGVARVDALKIDIEGFEDRALIPFFQDAPPTLWPRAVVIEHLSKNEWLEDCIADMRARGYAETGKTRSNTLLVLGSR from the coding sequence TTGAAGCCCGACAATGACCCTTCGCCCGCGCCGTTCGGCGCGTTTGCCCCGACTGCCGCGCAGGGCGCCATCATCCGGTTGGCGCATCGCTCGCGGCTGAAGCGCGGCGCGTTTCGTCCATGGCTGTCGCGGCTGGTCAACCTGCTGCGCGCGGGTCCTGTGGATGTCGCCTACCAGGGCGCGGCGTTCCGCTTTTATCACCAGGCCAGCGCCACCGAACGCGGCGCGCTGTTCAATCCCGATTACAATATCGAGGAACTGGATTTTCTGCGCGCCCATGTGCCTGCCGACGGCGTGTTCGTCGACGTCGGCGCCAATGTCGGCACCTATGCGATGGTGCTGGCGCGCCATGTCGGACCGGCCGGCAAGGTGATCGCGATCGAGCCGTATCCCGTGACCCACGCGCGGCTGGCCTTCAACAATTCAGCGTCCGGTTATACGCAGGTCCAACTGGTGGCCGCGGCCGCGGCCGCAACCGACGGCGAACTGATGATCGAACCCGATGGCGACAATCTCGGCGCCAGCCATATCGTGACAGGTGAAGTTTCGAGCAAGGCGATCAAGGTGCCGTCGCTGCGGCTGCAGCGCATTCTCGAGGACGCCGGCGTCGCACGCGTCGACGCCCTGAAGATCGACATCGAAGGATTCGAGGACCGCGCGCTGATTCCCTTCTTCCAGGACGCCCCGCCAACGCTGTGGCCCCGCGCGGTGGTGATCGAGCATCTATCAAAGAACGAGTGGCTTGAGGACTGCATCGCCGACATGCGCGCCCGCGGCTATGCGGAGACCGGCAAGACCCGCAGCAACACGCTGCTGGTTCTGGGTTCCAGATAA
- a CDS encoding dihydrofolate reductase family protein, which translates to MRPYIICHMGTSIDGRLHPSRFTRAAEGISQDVLRSHYEKVHDNFEADGWIVGRKTMSEMAKGTERSMAAAPKLPRQAHIAKPDGRKLAVGIDPSGRAHYGKDNVGGDHVVAVLGEQVSDAYLAELREDGVSYVFAGKTGDDLSGAMAQLGSVFGAKKLLLEGGGRINGAFLKHHLIDEFSTLIYPAVDGVAGTQSIVDYTGPEGDRPGAGQSLRLTHCEMLEGGMVWLRHKVERAPG; encoded by the coding sequence ATGCGACCTTACATCATCTGTCACATGGGCACGTCAATCGATGGACGGCTGCATCCCAGCCGCTTTACGCGGGCAGCCGAAGGCATTTCGCAGGACGTTCTGCGCAGCCATTACGAAAAGGTGCATGACAACTTCGAGGCCGATGGATGGATCGTCGGCCGCAAGACCATGAGTGAAATGGCCAAGGGAACCGAACGCAGCATGGCCGCAGCACCGAAGCTGCCACGCCAAGCACATATCGCCAAACCCGACGGCCGCAAGCTCGCCGTCGGGATCGACCCGTCGGGCCGTGCTCATTACGGCAAGGACAATGTCGGCGGCGACCACGTCGTTGCGGTGCTCGGCGAACAGGTTTCCGATGCCTATCTCGCCGAACTTCGCGAAGATGGTGTTTCCTATGTCTTCGCCGGCAAAACAGGCGATGACCTGTCCGGGGCGATGGCGCAACTGGGCTCGGTTTTCGGCGCCAAAAAACTGCTTCTCGAAGGCGGCGGCAGGATCAATGGCGCCTTCCTCAAACACCATCTCATCGACGAGTTCAGCACGCTGATCTACCCGGCCGTCGACGGGGTGGCCGGCACGCAGAGCATCGTCGACTACACCGGCCCGGAAGGCGACCGCCCCGGCGCCGGCCAGTCGTTGCGGCTCACGCACTGCGAAATGCTGGAGGGCGGAATGGTCTGGCTGCGTCACAAGGTGGAGCGTGCGCCCGGGTAG
- a CDS encoding AMP-binding protein, whose product MIENADSYVCGVADAPLLGITIGRSLDQAAGLWADREALVSPSHGVRWTWKELAERVDALAAGFLALGLERGARIGVWSLNRPEWTLTQFAAAKAGLILVTINPAYRLSELEFALAKVGCAALVTATEFKTSNYMEMLNTLMPELNKARPGDLRAARLPQLRAVIQIGAPACPGAIPFEEIARMGGPRHRSALATLTATLQFDDPVNIQFTSGTTGSPKGVTLTHHNILNNGYFLGRTMRLTEQDRICIPVPLYHCFGMVIGNLASLTSGATMIYPGEGFDPLVTLQTVEREKCTALYGVPTMFIAELDHPDFAKFDLSSLRTGMMAGAPCPIEVMRRVNSLMNMREVTIGYGMTETSPASFQSATDDPLERRVSTVGRVHPHVEVKIVDLEGRIVPRGEPGELCTRGYCVMLGYWDEPEKTDEVLDAKGWMHTGDIAVIDNEGYCNIVGRIKDMVIRGGENLYPREIEEFLYRHPKIQDVQIFGVADDRNGEELCAWIRPRSGETLTPEEVRSFCEGQIAHNKIPRYIEFVDEFPMTVTGKIQKFVMREAVEARLGLKAAKTA is encoded by the coding sequence ATGATCGAGAATGCGGACAGCTATGTTTGCGGTGTCGCCGATGCGCCGCTGCTGGGCATCACCATTGGCCGAAGTCTTGATCAGGCGGCCGGGCTCTGGGCCGATCGTGAGGCGCTGGTTTCGCCGAGCCATGGCGTCAGATGGACTTGGAAGGAACTGGCCGAGCGAGTCGATGCGCTCGCGGCCGGTTTTCTCGCCCTTGGCCTCGAACGCGGCGCGCGCATCGGGGTGTGGTCGCTCAACCGTCCTGAATGGACGTTGACGCAGTTTGCCGCGGCCAAGGCCGGGCTCATCCTCGTCACCATCAATCCCGCCTACCGCCTGAGCGAACTTGAATTCGCGCTTGCCAAGGTCGGATGCGCCGCGCTCGTTACGGCCACCGAATTCAAGACCTCCAACTACATGGAGATGCTGAACACGCTGATGCCCGAGCTAAACAAGGCACGACCGGGTGATCTGCGCGCCGCGCGGTTGCCGCAGCTCCGCGCGGTGATCCAGATCGGAGCGCCGGCTTGCCCTGGCGCGATACCGTTTGAAGAAATAGCCCGCATGGGTGGACCGCGCCACCGCAGCGCGCTTGCGACGCTGACAGCTACCTTGCAGTTCGACGACCCCGTCAACATCCAGTTCACCAGCGGCACGACAGGATCGCCCAAGGGCGTCACGCTGACGCACCACAATATCCTCAACAACGGCTATTTCCTCGGCCGCACCATGCGGCTGACGGAACAAGATCGTATTTGCATCCCGGTGCCGCTCTATCACTGCTTCGGCATGGTGATCGGTAACCTGGCTTCGCTCACCTCGGGCGCAACCATGATCTATCCCGGCGAAGGCTTTGATCCTCTGGTGACGCTGCAGACGGTGGAGCGGGAGAAATGCACAGCGCTTTACGGTGTTCCGACCATGTTCATCGCCGAACTCGACCACCCCGACTTTGCCAAATTCGATCTGTCATCGCTGCGCACTGGCATGATGGCCGGCGCGCCTTGCCCGATCGAGGTGATGCGGCGCGTCAACAGTCTGATGAATATGCGTGAGGTGACCATTGGCTATGGCATGACCGAGACGAGCCCAGCCAGCTTCCAAAGTGCCACCGATGATCCGTTGGAGCGCCGGGTCTCGACCGTCGGACGCGTTCATCCACATGTCGAGGTCAAGATCGTCGACCTTGAGGGCCGCATCGTGCCGCGCGGCGAACCCGGCGAATTGTGCACCCGCGGCTACTGCGTGATGCTGGGCTATTGGGACGAACCTGAAAAGACTGACGAGGTCCTCGACGCCAAGGGTTGGATGCACACAGGTGACATCGCCGTGATCGATAACGAAGGCTACTGCAACATCGTTGGCCGTATCAAGGACATGGTGATCCGCGGCGGCGAGAACCTGTATCCGCGCGAGATCGAGGAATTTCTCTACCGCCACCCCAAGATTCAGGACGTGCAGATTTTTGGGGTCGCCGATGATCGCAACGGCGAAGAACTCTGCGCCTGGATCAGGCCGCGTTCCGGCGAGACGCTGACACCAGAGGAGGTCCGCAGCTTCTGCGAGGGCCAGATCGCCCACAACAAGATCCCGCGCTACATCGAATTCGTCGATGAGTTTCCCATGACGGTCACCGGCAAGATCCAAAAATTCGTGATGCGCGAAGCGGTCGAGGCGCGGCTTGGACTTAAGGCGGCGAAAACAGCGTGA
- a CDS encoding enoyl-CoA hydratase/isomerase family protein, with protein MPWTIERKHPHVAVVTMNTNKVNAQNPAFFADLHAAFDRLESEFDDCAVVLTGSGAVFTAGLDFDHHFPMFARRSIKEIDAWFDEYRATNLRLFTYPRPTVAAINGHAYAGGFITAIDCDHRIACEGPLQFSLNEVPIGIPMPAVYCEIIKHAIGPRSAFEMTLFGQIYDLAAATRLGIVQQTVAPDKLLETAVAWAALVPPDCHAAYAFAKRALQATTMAAIDDAARLDRDWLSRGMSDLGSIRAHTRRYKELKGKDVTWPLPT; from the coding sequence ATGCCCTGGACCATTGAACGCAAGCACCCGCACGTGGCCGTGGTGACGATGAACACCAACAAGGTCAACGCGCAGAATCCGGCTTTCTTCGCCGATCTTCACGCGGCGTTCGATCGCCTGGAATCCGAGTTCGACGATTGCGCCGTGGTTCTTACCGGATCGGGCGCGGTGTTCACGGCGGGCCTCGACTTCGATCATCATTTCCCGATGTTCGCGCGTCGATCGATCAAGGAAATCGACGCCTGGTTCGACGAATATCGCGCGACCAACCTGCGTCTGTTCACGTATCCGAGGCCCACCGTCGCGGCGATCAACGGCCACGCCTATGCCGGGGGATTCATCACCGCGATTGATTGCGATCACCGGATCGCCTGCGAAGGCCCGCTGCAGTTCTCGTTGAACGAGGTGCCGATCGGGATTCCAATGCCCGCCGTTTACTGCGAGATCATCAAGCACGCGATAGGTCCGCGCTCGGCGTTCGAGATGACGCTGTTTGGTCAGATCTACGATCTGGCGGCCGCGACCCGCCTGGGCATCGTCCAGCAGACAGTTGCACCGGACAAATTGCTGGAGACCGCCGTCGCCTGGGCGGCGCTGGTACCGCCGGATTGCCATGCGGCCTACGCCTTCGCGAAACGAGCGCTTCAGGCGACCACCATGGCGGCTATCGATGACGCCGCACGCCTTGATCGAGATTGGCTGTCGCGCGGCATGTCCGATCTCGGAAGCATCCGCGCTCACACACGGCGCTACAAGGAACTAAAAGGTAAGGACGTCACCTGGCCCTTGCCGACCTGA
- a CDS encoding amidohydrolase family protein encodes MIIDAWMQHPNPAWIGNPMFESLRRWRPGKWSETAPPIEDTLAEMDRAGVAVGMLCGWHGPSGPMISNDEVAQHCRAYPDRFIGIASVDLFRPMDAVRELRLRVKRDGFKGLRVLPWVWGLPPDDRRYYPLFAECCELDIPFCTQVGHAGPLRESEPGRPIPYLDRVALEFPELRILGGHIGVPWLDEMLSLVMKYPNVFIDTSAYKVSRYPSDLVEYMRGNKRHRVLFGSNHPFWPAGECIAGLDGLNLGVEARSAFLTDNARRLFKLA; translated from the coding sequence ATGATCATCGACGCCTGGATGCAGCACCCGAACCCCGCCTGGATCGGGAATCCAATGTTCGAGTCGTTGCGGCGCTGGAGACCGGGCAAGTGGTCGGAAACGGCGCCTCCAATAGAAGACACGCTTGCCGAGATGGACCGCGCGGGCGTCGCCGTCGGCATGCTCTGCGGCTGGCACGGCCCGAGCGGCCCGATGATCAGCAACGACGAGGTCGCCCAGCACTGTCGGGCTTATCCCGATCGTTTCATCGGGATCGCATCGGTCGATCTGTTCCGCCCGATGGATGCGGTGCGGGAGTTGAGGCTGCGGGTGAAGAGGGACGGCTTCAAGGGACTGCGCGTTCTGCCCTGGGTGTGGGGGCTGCCGCCGGACGATCGCCGGTACTATCCGCTGTTCGCGGAGTGCTGCGAGCTCGACATCCCGTTCTGCACGCAGGTCGGACACGCGGGGCCGCTGCGCGAATCCGAACCGGGGCGCCCCATTCCTTATCTCGATCGCGTCGCGCTCGAATTTCCGGAACTTCGCATTCTCGGCGGCCATATCGGCGTGCCGTGGCTCGACGAAATGTTGTCACTCGTCATGAAGTACCCGAACGTCTTCATCGATACGTCCGCCTACAAGGTCAGCCGCTACCCGTCCGATCTCGTCGAGTACATGCGCGGCAACAAGAGGCATCGGGTTCTCTTCGGATCCAACCATCCCTTCTGGCCTGCGGGCGAATGTATCGCCGGCCTCGATGGCCTGAATCTCGGCGTCGAAGCCCGATCGGCGTTCCTGACGGACAACGCACGGCGTCTGTTCAAACTCGCCTGA
- a CDS encoding AraC family transcriptional regulator produces MPAKDRHRAASGPTEKAEDSEGVFARPSFYAEFAPLADHGGFVDSIYVLKDRGRLTESRLTFASPLKELTFIFREAAPGGRVVFNEPNGVHRRKSGAFFGWIVGVKFKSTWPNSASADDPAVIACRDLLACVIQRSPSQLDILAPLDRALFALSRQAGHRSETSAGHFDAEHFDTKHDRVDNLAHQIGRSVRTIHRRMRTSTGFPPKRFLAMQRFRRSVFEIAAGEAGLSAAAGDLGFSDQAHLTREFRRHAGVTPGAFRKAWRGPHAQAVRFLQDADRSTRLMMAVWPRETTTKAG; encoded by the coding sequence TTGCCGGCAAAAGATCGACATCGGGCGGCCTCCGGCCCAACCGAGAAGGCAGAAGACAGCGAGGGCGTCTTCGCTCGCCCATCTTTTTATGCCGAGTTCGCCCCTCTGGCGGATCATGGCGGATTCGTGGATTCGATCTACGTCCTGAAGGACCGCGGAAGGCTGACGGAGAGCCGGCTCACTTTCGCTTCTCCGCTGAAGGAGCTTACTTTCATATTTCGCGAGGCCGCACCTGGCGGCCGAGTGGTCTTCAACGAGCCAAACGGTGTTCATCGAAGGAAAAGCGGCGCTTTCTTCGGCTGGATTGTCGGCGTCAAGTTCAAGTCGACCTGGCCAAATTCGGCGAGTGCCGACGATCCTGCGGTCATCGCATGCCGCGATCTGTTGGCTTGCGTCATCCAGAGGAGCCCATCGCAGCTTGATATCCTCGCTCCGCTGGACCGGGCCTTGTTCGCTTTATCCCGGCAGGCCGGGCACCGATCGGAGACGAGCGCCGGGCACTTCGATGCCGAGCACTTCGACACCAAGCACGACCGCGTCGACAACCTGGCGCATCAAATCGGTAGATCGGTGCGCACGATTCACAGACGAATGAGAACGTCGACCGGCTTTCCGCCGAAGCGTTTTCTGGCCATGCAGCGGTTTCGCCGGTCGGTGTTTGAAATCGCGGCGGGGGAAGCCGGTCTGTCTGCGGCCGCCGGCGATCTGGGATTTTCCGACCAGGCTCATCTGACCAGGGAGTTTCGGCGGCACGCCGGCGTCACCCCTGGCGCATTCCGAAAGGCCTGGCGCGGACCTCACGCGCAGGCTGTCCGATTTCTTCAAGACGCTGACCGGTCCACGCGCCTAATGATGGCGGTGTGGCCACGAGAGACCACGACCAAAGCCGGTTGA
- a CDS encoding transposase → MMGMQTAPAQLFYDFCLDDHVPEDHLLRRIDRFLDLEKVRTELKPFYSNIGRPSIDPELMMRMLIVGYCMGIRSERRLCEEIHLNLAYRWFCHLGLDGRVPDHSTFSRNRHGRFRQSDMLRHLFETVVERCLREGLVGGEGFAVDASLIAADANKQRSVPGDQWPIASLGADAGRAVREYLATLDDAAFGAASEVKPKFVSPSDPAAQWTGAHKGHAFFAYATNYLIDTENAVILDVEASRAIRQAEVGASRTMIDRTARRFGIMPRHLAADSAYGSAANLAWLVKERQIEPHIPVFDKSNRTDGTFSRSDFVFDAERNHYTCPQGKLLVQFRRTFATPRSGITKEGTRLYRSSKSDCQGCAFKPKCCPNTPQRKVPRDLDEDARDVARSLANTPAYERSRHRRKKIEMLFAHLKRILRLGRLRLRGPSGARDEFLLAATAQNLRKLAKLRAMPAACPVPA, encoded by the coding sequence ATGATGGGGATGCAGACGGCGCCGGCGCAGCTGTTCTACGATTTCTGCCTCGACGACCATGTCCCCGAAGATCACCTGCTCCGACGCATTGACCGGTTCCTCGACCTCGAGAAGGTGCGCACGGAGCTGAAGCCGTTCTACAGCAACATCGGCCGCCCCTCGATTGATCCCGAACTGATGATGCGGATGCTGATTGTCGGCTACTGCATGGGCATCCGGTCCGAACGGCGGCTGTGCGAGGAGATCCATCTCAACCTGGCCTATCGCTGGTTTTGTCACCTCGGGCTCGACGGCAGGGTTCCGGACCACTCCACCTTCTCGCGCAACCGGCATGGTCGGTTCCGGCAGAGCGATATGCTGCGGCATTTGTTCGAGACCGTGGTGGAGCGGTGCCTTCGCGAGGGTCTTGTCGGTGGCGAAGGCTTTGCGGTGGACGCGAGCCTGATCGCTGCCGACGCCAACAAGCAGCGGTCCGTTCCCGGCGACCAGTGGCCGATCGCAAGTCTGGGCGCCGATGCCGGCAGGGCCGTTCGCGAGTATCTGGCAACGCTGGACGATGCTGCCTTCGGTGCGGCCAGCGAGGTGAAGCCGAAGTTCGTCTCACCGTCGGATCCGGCGGCGCAATGGACCGGCGCCCACAAGGGGCACGCCTTCTTCGCCTACGCCACCAACTATCTGATCGATACTGAGAATGCTGTCATTCTCGACGTCGAAGCCAGCCGAGCCATCCGCCAGGCGGAGGTCGGCGCCTCACGTACCATGATCGATCGAACCGCCAGACGCTTTGGCATAATGCCCCGGCACCTTGCCGCTGACAGCGCCTATGGCTCGGCCGCAAACCTGGCCTGGCTGGTCAAGGAGAGGCAGATCGAGCCGCATATTCCGGTGTTCGACAAGTCCAACCGGACCGACGGGACCTTCTCGCGATCCGACTTCGTGTTCGATGCTGAACGCAACCATTACACTTGCCCGCAGGGCAAGCTGCTGGTGCAGTTCCGGCGGACATTCGCGACGCCGCGCTCAGGCATCACCAAGGAAGGGACGCGGTTATACCGCTCAAGCAAGTCTGATTGCCAAGGCTGCGCCTTCAAGCCAAAGTGCTGTCCCAACACGCCACAACGTAAAGTGCCGCGCGATCTCGACGAAGATGCGCGGGATGTTGCCCGAAGCTTGGCAAACACGCCGGCCTATGAGCGTTCGCGACATCGCCGGAAGAAGATCGAGATGTTGTTCGCCCATCTCAAGCGCATCCTCAGACTCGGTCGCCTTAGACTGCGCGGTCCGAGCGGTGCGCGAGACGAGTTCCTACTCGCGGCCACGGCGCAGAATCTGAGGAAGCTCGCAAAGCTTCGAGCGATGCCAGCCGCTTGCCCCGTGCCGGCATGA